tttcccttcccttttagcTCTTCTcatctttgtttttcattcatctttcgttttcctttctttttatcttatttcttccttcgctatctacttttttcctttctcctttttcacttacatcctttttgtaattttatttccctctttgctttcttctttttctcttttctcttctttttcttttttctttaattttccttgtattttttaatCTACTtccttcatattttattttaatatttcgcaatatttctgtatttatcacttttcaTTTCACCCGTTTCCCTTCCTGTAGAAAAAATGTTTATTATGAACGAATTTTAGTGTCAAGAGTAAGCAAGATAAATACAGCGGATACGAATGAGATAATACTGTTCATAAATCTtccaaatatgtgtatgtgtgcgtgtgtgtccgatGTGCGTTATgcgctcgtgcgtgtgtgtgatcgtgtgcgtttgtatgtgtgttagccTACTACCATGTAAAAATCCTAACTTTGGGACATGCGTATGAGAATAAATGTGTCGTTCGTGCTTCCAAATTACGTTGTTATTTGATGAATACGTTTCctcaaagtgtttttttttttcacttctattCCTAGATCAGGAAAACCAATTTTTCAAAAATCAGATTccgttttgttgttgtcgttgtttttggcATAGTCGCAAGATATAAAGCCTGGAcactaaaatataatatacaaccaGTATTGCACTATACGGAAACCAAAAATGACATATTGAATATTAAAACTGTCACTGCAATCCTTCTTTTAAGCCTGAGGGTTCAAAAGTTTAAATGTCAAAGTTCTAAAGGCCTAGGGCTTCAAAAGTCTTAATGTCAAAAGTTCTAAATGCCTGGGTGTTCAAAAGTCTTAATGTCAAAATTTCTTTATGCCCGAAGATTCAAAGGTCTAAATGTCAAAAGTTCTAAAATACCTAGGGTTCAGGTCTAAATGTTGTCAAAAGTTCTAAATGCCTGGGGTTCAAAAGTCTAAATGTCAACAGTTCTAAATGCCTGGGGGTTCCAAAGTCTAAATGTTGTCAAAAGTTCTAAATGCCTGTGGTTCAAAAGTAAATGTTATCAAAAGTTCTCAATACCTGTGGGCTCCAAAGTCTAAATGTTGCCAAAAGTTCTAAATGTCTCATCATGTAGAGTGCCGCTACATTCTTTAGTCTTTTGCTTATCTCAATGCATATCTTATGAGAGGTATGTACTCACAGTAGCAGAGTTGCCATGTATTTAAATCTGATCCTATAACATCCAGGCATTTAATTTATATAGGAGTGGAATGTgttcaatatatacacaaaaccgtATGAAGAATTCTGATGTTTAAAATATATCTAGAGGAATTCGGATGTGTTAGGGAATTTAGGTAGAAGAATGGCACTGTCATGTCACCTCACCCCCCTGTTCATGTCAGGGGGGTATCAAAAGCTCTCAAGTTTTAATAGTTGTgtggattatctctctctctctctctctctctctctctctctctctctctctctctctctctctcttctctctctcttctctctctctctctctctctctctctctctcgctctctctctctctctcgctctctctctctctctctctcgctctctctctctctctctctctctctctctctctctctctctctctctctctctctctctctctctctctcctctctctctctctctctctcctctctctctctctctctctctctctttctctcttctctctatctttctctctctctctctctctctctctatatatatatatccatctatctatctatctatctatctctctatctctatctctctatctatctatctatctatctatctatctctctctctctctctctctcgtcatatattacaatatattactatttttttctcctgaaaATACCAGATTCATTGTCAACTCTATCTCTAAAATGCAactgacatgaaaaaaaaaaaaaaaaacattaacgcaAAACTACAAACAAAACATCTGTGTTATCTGTGGTTCAGCTGTAATGATGTCTGACAATCTAGCTAACAtccgccgccagtggatggtatccCCGGCCATTCGTTGCACGCAGGGAGTAATTTAGAAGCAGAATGAAACAGACACAAAGAGTACCCACcgtaataaatggaaataaaactaAATCATTAGTTATTAATCCAAACACATTGTCATTTCAGCTAAATCAAGCCCGTCACGATGATAgtgttcaccatcatcatcgtcatcctgaTCATCATGATGAATGCTCTCTATCAAGAAATGGAGAGACGCGACGCCCTTCTCCTAAACGCTACGCTCAGGTTAGTCTGTCTCTGGGAAATCAGATTATTTCCATCTCCCAAGTTAAGATCAGGTAAGCTTTGGTGTCCGTAGGAAGGGAATTGTATCATGCAAGGCCATGCAtactggaggagagggaggatttaCCTCCCTTCCATTTaggaaaaagtaaatagatagatggataatcagatatatgaataaatgaggaaataaagaaatcggtaaataaataaacatataaatagatgaatacacaaacaagcacataagTCAAtatgtaggcagatagatacacaagTAAACGAAACAGTAGATAGGTATCAGCAGCTGGTACAGTACAATCACGTTCAAAACTCACGTGAACACTAAAACCATGTAATTTCTGCTATTTCGGTTCGGAgcgtttcgaagcttcattcacgatACACGACTGTTGTCTGCGACTGTAACGATTCCCTGAAAGGTAAATAGGTCATGATTGCAGTTAAGGGTTTAGCAGGATCATTTTTTTTACCTGGCATTGTAATGGTGAAAGTTATTTCATCTCCCCTGTAGTCATGTAGTATAATGACGAATGCTATTTCTTGGTTAAGTTATTATTGTCTTACTTAACGAGAAGAGAAGTAGTGACGATCATCATTTAGAGTGAACGAGAGTTATGTTCATTTCACGAAAGATTATTTATTCGAGAATAAGCATTCCTTCGAAAGCATTGGAAATAcggtctgatttttttctttcactctttttctctgttgtaGCAATGCCTCCTTATTCCTGGCTAATGACTTCGATGACGCTTGGATGAGTGGATTTGTAAATGAAAACTTGACTCTGAACCTCAATGACACTTCGGAGTCAAGTGGACCTTCGGAAGTCAGGGTCATGATTCAACCTGACTGGGAAGTCGTGGAAGGAACGTACGAACACTTCAAAGACGAGAACTTCGAAACACTTTTAATCGCTGTCGGTGAGAACTAACGTCCATGGCTGGTTTTATTACCAGAAGTCCTCTTtagtttccctttccccatcgctttattagtatttttgaaTTTTCCttctaccttatttttttttatctactcatTTAAATATCTTCAAGTATGTTGGATTCCACGCAGCCATCGATTATCTGTGATATCTCTCCTATCAATTGgctttccttttttgtattaaTAATTTTCCATTTTCGTATTGATCTCTCTCATTGCTGTTTCTCTACATCTTcacatccctttctttctcttgtttgtctACATATTCGCCCGAAATTTCCATTTTTTCcaatttccttttcatcatatcTTCTCCACTTCTCATTCTCGTCCTTATCTACTTCTCAGCCTCGTCCTCCCCATTCTTTTCTATAaactattatttaattatattctatcctattcccctttcctatccttctcccctcttcctttttttttacagacgCATTCATCCTTACTTTATCGCTCTCTATCCTTCTTACCATGTCCTCAGGTGTTCCCTATTTTGTGAGGAACATGATCATAGGAACAACTCCTACAGTGCAGATTAAACACGTTGAGAAAGGAGACGATTACTATTACGATATTGAAGGCGACTATATAGCAGGTACAGACcgctagtgtgtttgtttgtttgagtttccGATTTTTGGTAAatactgttataattactgttgttttgttttatgtatacacacacacaagtgtatatgtgtatatatatgtatatatatgcatatatatatatatatacatatacatatacatatatatgtacacatatatatatgcatatatatatatatatatatatatatatatatatatatatatatatatgcatataaatgtgtgcgtatacatatatatatttatatatatatatatatatatatatatatatatatatatatgtttatatgcatatgtgtatgtatatattatatgtgtgtgtatgtgtttttttagcAAAAGTTAACGacatatatttcaaatattttgTAATTTGGGATTATAATACAATAACTATTAATACATCAATAAAATATATCTAACGAAAAAGCATAAAGCTTAGTCAAAGCCAAAGAATTATGCGAAGCGAAACCTTAAATCCTAAAATCTTACTTTCAAATTTACCATCATTAAAacggattataattattataattaaaacaaagGTGTGAGGATTACAATCTTATACAACTTTATAGAATGCAGTTATCTtcaaatgaaacagaaaatgaaggttgtgtaagtagatagatagattgatagacagatagatagagcaatcaatatagaaagatagatagatagatcaatagatatagaaagatggataactAGATCAATAGgtatagaaagataggtatagaaatatagatagctagatcaaTAGGTATAGAAATATaggtatagaaatatagatatatatagatatggataaaggtgtagatataaatatggataaagatataagtaaagatatagatatagttgtagatataaagagattgatatagatacatatatatatatagataaagatacaggtaaagatatagatataaatatatagatatagatacacagataaacatatagatacatagatagagatatagatacatagataaagatatagatacatagatatagatatagatacataggccatatataaagacatatgtgtACGTGAGAGAGCATgacttcaatctctctctctctctctctctctctctctctctctctctctctctctctctctctctctctctctctctctctctctctctctctctctctctcttctcctttccccctttctgctCCCAGACGAGGACCAAGGCGACATCCCAGAGCCCGGTTATCAGCTGGTCATCACGACGTCTACGTGGATGAAAACGTCGGAGGAAAGGATTCGCCCGGGATACTCGTTTCTTAAGACGGATTTTGATGGGTCTCCGTCCAAGGTGAGAGGAGGCGATTTTAATCTATGAGGTGAAGGTGGAttttaagaaagaagaaaaagtaagagtggAGGAATGCGTGCTGTTGGAAGGGCTGTCTGTTGGTTTGGGATGGTGGTTGTTTctagtttgggtgtgtgtttgtttgtctctctctctttctacgtctctttctctctctctcctttttctctctctctcgctctctcgctctctctctctctctctctctctctctctctctctctctctctctctctctctctctctctctctcatctctctctctccttctctctctctctctctctctctctctctctctctctctctctctctctctctctctctcttctctctctttctctctctttctctcccgctctcattctctcctcccctctctctcccccctctctctctcatccttgtctcctctcttctctgtcttcatcttcttttctctctcttctcttcttttcttttgtcttatcttgtcttctcttctttccttttctttttcttcttgctctctcttctctttctcctgtgtctgcatgtgcatgtgtgtgtgtgtgtgtgtgtgtgtgtgtgtgtgtgtgtgtgtgtgtgtgtgtgtattcatgatttgcttatctttatcttctcttctttctttcaacaCACAAAGCCTATTATCCCGCGTAATACTGTGAATTGGTAATGGACAAATAGGTaatctgaatttttttttctttttattcctcaacAGAACACTTATAAGTTCATGACTCCGAGAGTTTTATTgcataggaaggagaaggagaacatgaATACGGATATTATTCGCAAATTCGATGGACAAGGCTTCGTTATGgtgagtctgtctctctctctctctctctctctctctctctctctctctctctctctctctctctctctctctctctctctctctctctctccccctctctccctctcccccccctctctctctctctctctctctctctctctctctctctctctctctctctctctctctctctctctctctctctctctctctctctctctctctctctctctctctctctctctctctccctctctccctctctcctctcttcctctctctctctctctctctctctctctctctctctctctctctctctctctctctctctctctctctctctttctcgctctccctctctctctctctctctctctctctctctctctctctctctctctctctctctccctctctctctctctccctctctctctctctctctctctctctctctctctctctctctctctctctctctctctctctctctctctctctctctctctctctctagtttataagcaaaatgaaacagacagtatgtcacaccaagaatatgcattgtaataaatggaatcaaaactctctctctctctctctctctctctcatcctcttctcttctcttctctttccttatcttcttttgtcttgtcttctgtctcttctctttcacctgtgtatgtaaatctataattatttttttattcgatttCTATTACCAACCTGTTTTCATCTTTACAGTTATTGGTAAAAATCGATATATGAATTAAGAAAAAactaaacattttcttttctcttgcagACTATATTCAGCAAAGAGGCTAATATGATTGCGAAGAGACATTTCAAACGCGTTTAGGCCTATAACAtttcttatgtgtatgtatatatatgtatgtgtatatgcacacacacacacacacacacacacatatgtctgtatagatagacagataggtagaaagatagagaggtagatatcttgattgatttatatatatatatatatatatatatatatatatatggctataggtatatacatatacacacacatatatgtatacatacctatacacacacacacacacacacacacacacacacacacacacacacacacacacacacacacacacacacacacacacacacacacatacacacacatataatatatacatacaaatatgcatataaacatgtgtatatatatatatatatatatatatatatatatatatatttaaatatatatatgtatacgcacacatttatatgcatatatatatatatatatatatatatatatatatatatatatatgcatatatatatgtgtacatatgcatatatatatatatatatatatatatatatatatatatatatatatatatatgcatatatatatatatatatatatatatatatatatatgtgtgtgtgtacatatgcatatatatatatatatatatatatatatacatatatatatgtatatatatatatatatataaatatgtgtgtgtgtgtgtgtgtgtgtgtgtgtgtgtatgtgtgtgtgtgtgtgtgtgtgtgtgtgtgtgtgtgtatatatgtgtgcatgtatgtatgtatgtatgtatgtatgtatctatacacatacagacaaacgcacacgcgcacggacacgcacgcacacccacacacacacacacacacacacacacacacacacacacacacacacacacacacacacacacacacacacacaaatatatatacttatatatatatatatatatatatatatatatatatatatatatacacacacatacacatatgtatgtatatagatatggaatAACTTTCCTTATTTACCTTTAGTTTGATTTTATGGTTATCCGGGTTTTATTAAATTGTTTTTTATATACCCATATGTCTTTGATTCGTATCCTCCTTTAATTAATTGTCTAGTATTCGTAAtatataatgggagagagagaaagagagagagagagagagaaagagagagagagagagaaagagagagagagagagagagagagagagagagagagagagagagagagagagagagagagagagagagagacagagagagagagagagggggggaggggagacagagagtgagagagggggggaagggagagagagagagagagagagagagagagagagagagagagagagagagagagagggggggggggggagggagacagagagagaggggggagagagagagagagagacagagagagagagagacagagagagagagagagagagagagagagagagagaggagggggggggaggcagagagagagagagagagaggggggggatacagaggggagagagagggaggaagggagagagagagagagagagagggggggggcagaggggagagagagggaggaagggagagagagagagagagagagggggggagagacagagagaaagagagggggggagggaaagagagagagagagaggagagaggggtggggagacagaaagagagagagggggggaagggagagagcgagagagagagggggggagagagagagagggagagagagagagagagagagggggggagggggagggggagacagggagagaggggggggcagagagagagagagggggggagggagagagagagagagagacagagagagagagagagatagagggagacagagagagagagagagggggagagagagagggggggagggagggaggggagggagggagggagggagggagagagagagaaagagagagagagagagagagagagagagagaggggggggggagaggagagagagagagatagagagagggagagagagagagagagagagaggagagagagagagagagagagagtgagagagggaaggagggagggagggagggagggagggagggagagagggagagagagggggggaggggggggagagagagagagagagagagagagagagagagagaaagagagaggggggggagacagagagagagggggggagggagagagagagagaggggggagggagagagagagagagagagagagagagagagagagagagagagagagagagagagagatagagagagagagagagagaggaagaaggagagagagagagagaaagaaagatatagatatatatatgtgtatatatatatatatatatagagagagagagagagcgaaagagagagagagagaaagggagagagagagaaggagagagagagagagagagagagagagagagagagagagagagagagagagagaaagagagagagagagagagagagaaagggagagagagagagagagagagagagagagagagagagagagagagagagagagagagagagagagagagagggagagagagagagaaagggagaaagggagaaagggagagagagagagagagagagagagagagagagagagagagagagagagaggtagtagatATATTTGGAATTAGTTGAGGTAATTCTATCGACAGAAGATGGACAGACTGTTATAGAGTGAAACACAGGGAGAAAAGGACAAacgttaagaaaaataatttatgaatatatttataaaatatcatTTAAACATAATTACATTCATTCAATCTTCtagaatattatataaattaacaaatatatgcTTAACAGATAACAACAAAGAAACCCATGCTCATGAAGAAAAAACACTAGAAACCAGAATACAGTCTTGTAGTGCTGATTCTAACTATTAGGTATCATGGTGTCTTCCTTATCCTCGAAAAGGTAAcctgcaaagaaaagaaataaagaataaaaatgtcaGAGATATAAATCTGATATTGGATCGTGATACTGAAATAAATGTCTAAGGAAAAGAGCGTTTACTTTTTACTACTAATGCTACGTCTCCTTATATCCTTACTATGCGATTAGTACACTTACTGTAATCGACGATGTTGTGATGCTGGGTAGCTATATCCAGTGCTCTCTCCAGACTCACACATGTGAGTCTCTTCCTTTCAATTTTTGTGCGAAGATTTGTGATGTCGCTGttcacctctctcacctcttgTGCCATCTGTTCTTCCATCTGTTTGCACCTCTGCCTGTGCGCTTTCGCCTTGAGAGCTCGTTGCCTGCGTTCTTCGTCGATGGGCTCAGGTTGAGGCCCCCGTTCGTACCACTTGAGAGTATTTTTCTTCCTTGAGGACGAGCCCTTAGGAAGCGAGGAGTTTGAGGCTTGGGGCTGGAGGTCGTGGGGGACGTCGCAGTGCAAAACGGAAGCGACTCCGAGCACTTGGTACTGTCCGGGTATGATGgcgtagagaggaggggaggcttCCAGAGGCACCAATTGCAAGTAGGTTTGTGATTGAGGATCCATGGCGTGTCCGAAACCGCCAGTGCCCGGATCACTGACACCTTCAAAGGACGCCCTTCCGTCGTATTCTAAGCACTGCCCGCCGGAGAAAGACATGGCTGCCGAGTGTTTGGCCGAGACTGTTTTCGCCTTTGGTCGGAAAGGTGATATATACCAACACGACAGAGGAAAGGGCGCGTGTCATTTCCTCTGTGAGTCGGGGAGGAAAATTACTCAAAACCAGAATATCCTCCTCATTTTTTTAGGATGACATTTGGTAATTAATAAAACGTTTAGAGCATTGTGCACGGATATTGACTGCGTTTCTTAAATGGAATGTAGCAGGAAAGGTGGAGTAAATAGGAAATATCATAATGAATAATAGGAAATTTGTTGTTCAGAGAATGTCccctagaaagaagaaaaaaagagatacctGACACAAAAACGATAATCAAAGGAAAACACGTCAACAAAGCTAGTAAACTTAGCTTGAGAGAGGGGGttacaagggagaaagagagagagagagagagagagagagagagagagagagagagagagagagaggagggaggttgacagaaagaaagaaagacagagtgagaggaaaaaaaaagaaatagaagggggataggggacgAACtctgggaaaggaaagggatagtACATTGCGTCCTTTCgtgtatataccgatatatatatatatatatatatatatatatatatatatatatatatatatatatgatcttcaGCGAATCTCCGATAATGGTCTACCATAGTCAGGACGCAGAGGTAGGAGCTTGAGCGAATTGACAGCATCAGTCACGA
The sequence above is drawn from the Penaeus chinensis breed Huanghai No. 1 chromosome 33, ASM1920278v2, whole genome shotgun sequence genome and encodes:
- the LOC125043390 gene encoding uncharacterized protein LOC125043390, encoding MIVFTIIIVILIIMMNALYQEMERRDALLLNATLSNASLFLANDFDDAWMSGFVNENLTLNLNDTSESSGPSEVRVMIQPDWEVVEGTYEHFKDENFETLLIAVGVPYFVRNMIIGTTPTVQIKHVEKGDDYYYDIEGDYIADEDQGDIPEPGYQLVITTSTWMKTSEERIRPGYSFLKTDFDGSPSKNTYKFMTPRVLLHRKEKENMNTDIIRKFDGQGFVMTIFSKEANMIAKRHFKRV
- the LOC125043343 gene encoding uncharacterized protein LOC125043343, whose protein sequence is MSFSGGQCLEYDGRASFEGVSDPGTGGFGHAMDPQSQTYLQLVPLEASPPLYAIIPGQYQVLGVASVLHCDVPHDLQPQASNSSLPKGSSSRKKNTLKWYERGPQPEPIDEERRQRALKAKAHRQRCKQMEEQMAQEVREVNSDITNLRTKIERKRLTCVSLERALDIATQHHNIVDYSYLFEDKEDTMIPNS